A genome region from Desulfobulbaceae bacterium includes the following:
- a CDS encoding cation acetate symporter yields the protein MDLRTLTFLVVGSTFALYIYIAIKARASSTAEFYVAGKGVHPILNGMATGADWMSAASFISMAGLIAFRGYDASVYLMGWTGGYVLLAMLLAPYLRKYGKFTVPEFIGDRFYSNGARLVAIICLITASITYVIGQMKGIGVAFSRFLEVDFAHGLIAGMVIVFIYAVLGGMKGITYTQIAQYCVLIFAYTVPAVFISLQLTGNPIPQLGLGSTMTDGVYLLDKLDQICLDLGFSAYTTQKGSTLDMFLLTMSLMIGTAGLPHVITRFFTVPKVKDARFSAGWALVFIAILYTTAPAVGAMARLNLMNTIQTGEIGSPNGNLTYDERPTWFKNWETTGLLKFEDKNNDGKIQYYGPGLADKEKAFGWAGNEMVKVDNDIMVLANPEIAGLPNWVIALVAAGGIAAALSTAAGLLLAISSAVSHDLLKGIMMPDISEKQELLYSRFAMAGAIMVAGYLGLNPPGFAAQVVALAFGLAASSIFPALMLGIFSRRVNNTGAICGMLAGLGSTLLYIFWYKGFLFIQSTAMLPDNAANWVFGISPGSFGAVGALLNFAVALTVSQFTADPPEHIKAMVEDVRVPRGAGSATGH from the coding sequence ATGGATCTTAGAACATTGACATTTCTTGTAGTTGGTTCGACGTTTGCGCTTTATATTTACATCGCAATCAAAGCCCGTGCCTCAAGTACTGCTGAGTTTTATGTTGCTGGTAAGGGTGTTCATCCTATCTTGAATGGTATGGCAACTGGCGCTGACTGGATGAGCGCGGCCTCCTTTATTTCCATGGCCGGTCTTATTGCCTTCAGAGGGTATGATGCCTCTGTTTACCTGATGGGTTGGACTGGCGGTTATGTACTCCTGGCCATGCTTCTTGCGCCCTATCTTCGTAAATACGGTAAATTCACAGTGCCAGAGTTTATTGGTGATCGTTTTTACTCAAATGGAGCCCGTCTAGTGGCTATTATTTGTTTGATTACTGCTTCCATTACTTACGTTATTGGCCAGATGAAGGGAATTGGCGTTGCATTTTCCCGTTTTCTCGAGGTTGATTTCGCCCACGGTCTTATTGCCGGTATGGTGATTGTTTTTATCTATGCCGTACTTGGCGGTATGAAAGGTATTACCTATACTCAGATCGCTCAGTACTGCGTTCTGATTTTTGCCTACACCGTACCAGCTGTTTTCATCTCCTTGCAGTTGACCGGCAACCCGATTCCACAGCTTGGCCTTGGCAGCACAATGACTGATGGTGTCTATCTCCTCGACAAGCTCGATCAAATATGTCTTGATCTCGGGTTCTCGGCGTATACGACGCAGAAAGGCTCGACCCTCGACATGTTCCTGCTTACCATGTCTCTGATGATAGGTACTGCTGGTCTGCCACATGTTATTACTCGATTCTTTACAGTTCCCAAGGTTAAGGATGCCCGATTCTCGGCTGGTTGGGCACTTGTTTTTATTGCCATTCTTTATACAACCGCTCCAGCTGTTGGTGCCATGGCTCGATTGAATCTTATGAATACAATTCAGACTGGCGAAATTGGATCTCCGAATGGTAATCTCACGTATGATGAGCGACCAACCTGGTTCAAGAACTGGGAGACGACCGGTCTCTTGAAGTTTGAAGATAAAAACAACGATGGCAAGATCCAGTACTATGGCCCTGGTTTGGCTGATAAAGAGAAAGCTTTTGGCTGGGCTGGCAACGAAATGGTTAAGGTCGATAATGATATCATGGTTCTTGCTAACCCTGAAATCGCCGGCCTGCCGAACTGGGTAATCGCCCTTGTTGCGGCTGGAGGTATTGCAGCGGCCCTTTCTACAGCTGCTGGTCTGCTTCTGGCTATTTCTTCGGCGGTCTCTCATGACCTCTTGAAAGGTATCATGATGCCGGATATCAGCGAAAAGCAGGAGTTGCTCTATAGCCGATTCGCTATGGCCGGGGCCATCATGGTTGCAGGCTATCTTGGTCTCAATCCTCCGGGCTTTGCGGCACAGGTTGTAGCCTTGGCCTTTGGTCTGGCAGCCTCTTCAATCTTCCCAGCCTTGATGCTCGGTATCTTTTCGCGCCGAGTTAACAATACTGGTGCAATTTGTGGTATGCTTGCGGGCTTAGGCTCAACGCTTCTTTATATCTTCTGGTATAAGGGGTTCCTGTTCATCCAGAGCACCGCAATGCTTCCTGATAATGCTGCTAACTGGGTTTTTGGAATTTCACCTGGATCCTTTGGCGCAGTAGGTGCGTTGTTAAACTTTGCTGTTGCCTTGACGGTTTCTCAGTTTACTGCTGATCCACCAGAGCACATTAAGGCGATGGTTGAAGATGTTCGTGTTCCTCGTGGGGCTGGTTCCGCAACAGGACATTGA
- a CDS encoding YceH family protein, translated as MDIMLNDIEARVLGCLIEKSMTTPDYYPLSLVSLTTACNQKSSRNPVMSLEETTVVRALDSLKSKRLVVQGESGRVPKYSEIFVHANNFVARESSLLMVMLLRGPQTVGELRTRTERAYSFESVEEVEQTLADLIEGDWVVKLPRLPGRKEPRYMHLLMGEPEAEAYSPSPEPARLEVKVENEKVEALVGEIERLREEISQLKSDFEQFKSQFE; from the coding sequence ATGGATATTATGCTCAATGATATTGAGGCTCGGGTTCTCGGCTGTCTTATTGAAAAAAGTATGACAACTCCTGATTATTATCCATTATCTCTAGTTTCATTAACAACAGCCTGTAATCAAAAGTCCAGCCGCAACCCGGTAATGAGTCTCGAGGAGACTACTGTGGTGCGGGCTTTGGACTCTTTGAAGTCGAAACGGCTTGTTGTTCAGGGCGAATCCGGCCGGGTGCCTAAATATTCAGAAATTTTTGTTCACGCTAATAATTTTGTCGCTCGTGAATCCTCGCTTCTGATGGTTATGCTACTGCGTGGCCCTCAGACAGTTGGTGAACTTCGTACACGGACAGAACGTGCCTATAGCTTCGAGTCTGTTGAAGAGGTCGAGCAGACCCTGGCCGACCTTATCGAAGGGGATTGGGTAGTTAAGCTGCCCAGGTTGCCTGGTAGAAAAGAGCCTCGCTATATGCATCTGCTTATGGGGGAGCCTGAGGCAGAAGCGTATAGTCCATCTCCAGAACCTGCCCGTCTGGAGGTCAAAGTTGAAAATGAAAAAGTTGAGGCGCTGGTTGGCGAGATTGAACGGTTGCGTGAAGAGATATCGCAGCTGAAAAGTGATTTTGAACAGTTTAAGAGCCAGTTCGAGTAG
- a CDS encoding DUF4212 domain-containing protein codes for MSNGEEYWRRNLRLIIGCLIVWFVVSFGFGILLADALNGIRLGGYKLGFWFAQQGSIYIFVALIFFYANKMNSLDKEFDVEED; via the coding sequence ATGAGTAATGGTGAGGAGTACTGGCGACGAAACCTCCGGCTAATCATCGGATGTTTAATAGTCTGGTTTGTCGTTTCATTTGGCTTTGGTATCTTATTAGCCGATGCTTTGAATGGTATTCGGTTAGGAGGCTATAAGTTAGGGTTTTGGTTCGCCCAGCAGGGATCCATCTATATCTTTGTAGCTCTGATATTCTTTTATGCAAATAAGATGAATTCTCTTGATAAAGAATTCGACGTCGAAGAAGACTAG